From the Saccharobesus litoralis genome, one window contains:
- a CDS encoding efflux RND transporter permease subunit has protein sequence MSLNPIVNFLEQLLFRQRSLVLLAFVLLTSFFAYHASTIKLDAAFTKNIPLQHSYMKTYLDYQSEFGGANNILISLCDIPVEQGESGNIYNPEFFTSLKQVHDQLFFIPGVNRVTVNSLYSPAVRFTEVVENGFAGGPVIPADFKADKIGLATVKQNVEKSGKVGRLVSNDYSCAMVSAQLLDFDPQTGSAIDTISLAKQIESQIREQYQSDRLSIHIIGFAKMVGDVAKGAKGVIIFFVIAIIITTIFVYFFCGSLKLTLFPIICSLIAIVWKVGILALFGFGIDPMSILLPFLIFAIGVSHGVQMINAIKKNCQKSVSTKQACADAFRSLIVPGLVALVSDSVGFLTILSIDIGIIKELAISASIGVGVIIITNLILLPVLASYLTLNVKNTDINQQTTAKIWLLLGQVTELNKAKQLVALALILFATGFWYAQGMKIGDLHAGAPALHEDARYNQDTFLITDKYSVSVDILSVIAESVPDACTDYNKMRAIDDFQWRLTNVQGVQSSISLTSVAKIVNAGYNEANPKWRVLSQNQDTLAQSVARVPTTSGLLNGDCSAMPIILFLADHKAETIERVIDAVKQNRHEFSQDDLTFRLASGPVGVMAATNEAVSEAQTPMMIYVYGAVIILCLISFRSVKATLAVVIPLYLVSTLAQALMTYLQIGLTVYTLPVIALGVGIGVDYGIYILSTMTQQLNQGYSVKDSYIYALKERGSAVIFTGITLAVGVSTWLFSDLKFQVDMGILLTFMFLVNMLGAIFILPAIAKFLWSKQ, from the coding sequence ATGTCGTTAAACCCCATAGTTAATTTTCTGGAACAACTTCTTTTTCGTCAGCGCTCGCTAGTTTTATTGGCTTTTGTATTGCTGACTAGTTTTTTTGCTTACCATGCTTCCACTATTAAATTAGATGCTGCATTTACCAAAAATATTCCGCTGCAGCATAGCTACATGAAAACCTACCTGGATTATCAATCAGAGTTTGGAGGCGCTAATAATATTTTAATTTCCTTGTGTGACATTCCTGTCGAACAAGGCGAAAGTGGTAATATCTATAATCCAGAGTTTTTTACTTCACTTAAACAAGTACACGATCAATTATTTTTTATTCCAGGTGTAAACCGAGTTACCGTCAATTCTTTGTATTCACCGGCGGTGCGTTTTACTGAGGTTGTCGAAAACGGTTTTGCAGGCGGACCTGTGATTCCTGCTGATTTTAAAGCCGATAAAATAGGCCTAGCTACGGTTAAACAAAATGTTGAAAAATCAGGCAAGGTTGGGCGTTTAGTTTCTAATGATTATTCGTGCGCCATGGTGAGTGCGCAATTATTAGATTTTGACCCGCAGACAGGCAGTGCAATAGACACTATTTCTCTTGCTAAACAAATTGAAAGCCAAATACGCGAACAATATCAATCCGATAGATTAAGCATTCATATCATTGGCTTTGCAAAAATGGTGGGAGACGTAGCGAAAGGTGCTAAAGGCGTTATTATATTTTTTGTTATTGCTATTATCATTACCACGATTTTTGTTTATTTTTTCTGTGGTTCGCTCAAGCTCACTTTATTTCCCATAATTTGCTCACTTATCGCCATTGTTTGGAAGGTTGGTATTTTAGCTTTATTCGGCTTTGGTATTGATCCCATGTCTATTTTATTGCCGTTTTTAATCTTTGCTATTGGTGTTAGCCACGGCGTACAAATGATTAATGCAATCAAAAAGAATTGTCAGAAAAGTGTTTCCACCAAACAAGCGTGCGCCGACGCATTTCGTAGTTTAATCGTTCCTGGGCTGGTAGCTTTAGTATCAGACTCGGTTGGTTTTCTTACCATTTTAAGTATTGATATTGGCATTATAAAAGAGTTAGCAATTTCTGCGTCTATTGGCGTGGGTGTTATTATTATCACCAACCTTATTTTGTTACCTGTACTGGCATCCTACTTAACCCTAAATGTAAAAAATACTGACATAAACCAGCAAACCACAGCAAAAATATGGCTGTTGCTTGGCCAAGTCACTGAATTAAATAAAGCCAAGCAATTAGTTGCTTTAGCATTAATTTTATTTGCAACGGGTTTTTGGTATGCCCAAGGCATGAAAATTGGTGATTTACATGCGGGAGCTCCAGCTTTGCATGAAGATGCGCGTTACAACCAAGACACATTTCTTATTACCGACAAATATTCAGTTAGTGTCGATATATTATCTGTTATCGCAGAATCGGTTCCTGATGCGTGTACCGATTACAATAAAATGCGGGCGATAGATGACTTCCAATGGCGCTTAACGAATGTGCAAGGGGTGCAATCTAGCATTAGTTTAACCAGTGTCGCTAAAATCGTTAATGCGGGTTATAACGAAGCCAATCCTAAATGGCGAGTCTTGTCGCAAAACCAAGATACGCTTGCCCAGTCTGTGGCCAGAGTGCCAACAACCAGTGGTTTATTAAATGGCGATTGCAGTGCAATGCCGATTATTCTATTTTTGGCTGATCATAAAGCCGAGACAATTGAGCGGGTTATTGATGCGGTTAAACAAAACAGGCATGAGTTTAGCCAAGATGATTTGACCTTTAGGTTAGCATCAGGTCCTGTTGGGGTGATGGCGGCAACCAACGAGGCGGTAAGCGAAGCACAAACGCCAATGATGATTTACGTGTATGGTGCCGTCATCATTTTATGTTTGATCAGCTTTCGCTCTGTAAAGGCAACTTTAGCTGTTGTGATCCCGCTGTATCTAGTATCAACCTTAGCTCAGGCGCTTATGACCTATTTACAAATAGGTCTAACTGTCTATACTTTGCCGGTTATTGCCCTTGGTGTGGGAATAGGTGTAGATTATGGTATATACATATTATCTACAATGACTCAGCAATTAAACCAAGGGTACAGTGTCAAAGACTCGTATATTTATGCATTAAAAGAGCGCGGTAGCGCCGTTATTTTTACCGGTATTACTTTAGCGGTTGGTGTTAGTACTTGGCTATTTTCTGATCTGAAATTCCAAGTCGACATGGGCATATTGTTAACGTTTATGTTCTTAGTCAATATGTTAGGCGCTATCTTTATTCTACCTGCTATTGCGAAGTTTTTGTGGAGTAAACAATAA
- a CDS encoding WD40/YVTN/BNR-like repeat-containing protein, which produces MKKNKLKRNEVIKFVLLITIWLATPWVFAKSAEIQPLASQSLLLDITRVDQTIYAVGERGHIIKAQSTNLNQWQQLTVPINTTLTSIFSLDQNHLWVTGHSAAILHSADAGKTWVVQNYNVADATPLMDIVFIDQLRGIAVGAYGLFLRTQDGGKTWQKELHASLLSKDDIEYLQDIKQEGEEVYQAELAASLPHLNKLTLTSQQVWVVGETGLIAKSVDWGQNWQRQQSLYAGSFFDVQSTKSGVRVAGLRGRVFTLADGDWRAQHTANQVSVNQTINVTNGFIALANSDEISLYAEGKGYSVLGKLTSKSQVAGIILNDTLVTVGELGIQVLPIQTDKRSSF; this is translated from the coding sequence TTGAAAAAAAATAAATTAAAGAGAAATGAAGTGATCAAATTCGTATTGTTGATCACGATTTGGTTAGCGACGCCTTGGGTTTTTGCCAAATCGGCTGAAATCCAACCATTAGCGAGTCAATCTTTGCTGCTCGACATTACCCGCGTTGATCAAACAATTTATGCCGTAGGAGAGCGCGGTCATATCATCAAGGCTCAAAGTACTAATCTAAACCAGTGGCAACAACTAACTGTGCCCATAAATACAACACTGACATCTATCTTTTCTTTGGATCAAAATCATTTATGGGTAACAGGCCATAGTGCTGCTATTTTACATAGTGCTGATGCTGGAAAAACTTGGGTAGTACAAAACTATAATGTGGCAGATGCAACACCATTAATGGACATAGTGTTTATTGATCAATTACGTGGAATTGCTGTTGGTGCTTACGGATTATTTTTACGCACACAAGATGGTGGTAAAACATGGCAAAAGGAGTTACATGCTAGTTTATTATCCAAAGACGATATTGAATATCTGCAGGATATTAAACAAGAAGGTGAAGAGGTTTATCAAGCAGAACTAGCAGCAAGCCTGCCTCACCTTAACAAATTGACGTTGACAAGCCAGCAAGTGTGGGTTGTTGGTGAAACGGGTCTAATTGCTAAAAGCGTTGATTGGGGACAAAACTGGCAACGCCAACAATCGCTATATGCAGGTTCTTTCTTTGATGTGCAATCAACTAAATCAGGTGTGCGTGTTGCTGGGTTAAGAGGACGAGTTTTTACGTTAGCAGACGGTGATTGGCGCGCTCAACACACCGCAAATCAGGTATCGGTTAATCAAACCATTAATGTAACTAATGGATTTATTGCGTTGGCGAATAGTGATGAAATTAGCTTGTATGCAGAGGGTAAAGGTTATTCAGTTTTAGGTAAATTAACCTCAAAAAGCCAGGTCGCCGGTATTATTTTAAACGATACATTAGTCACGGTAGGGGAACTAGGCATACAAGTTTTACCTATCCAAACAGATAAGCGCTCGAGTTTTTAG